In Chitinophagaceae bacterium C216, the genomic stretch TCCATTTGTTTCTTTCATTACCTGTAACAGAAACATGATAGTCCTGAGATAAGGCTTTACGATAAACCATCTCTTGCCAATCGGTATTCGGCATTTTGGCAACCGAATCTAACTGAGCTTGGTTATAAACCGGATTACCACCATCATTCACAGCTGCCTCATTTCTGAAAAGCATATACTCGTAGCTGTTCAGCATGGGGATTTTTTTGGGCAGCATACTCAGGTCGAAACGAGAAGTAACAGTAACCCGATCTTTTACCCCTCTACCGGATTTAGTGGTAATCAATACTACACCATTTGCACCCCGTGAACCATAAATAGCAGTGGAAGATGCATCTTTTAAAATTTCTATGGATTCGATATCGTTAGGATTCAATGCGGCCAGAGGGTCAGCAGGCGGAGCATCAGCAGTACCGTCCAGTCCGGTACCGGCATATGCCGCACTAAAGGAAGATTCAATGGGTTGACCATCTATAACAATTAAGGGTTGATTGCTACCGGTCACAGAGGTCATACCTCTGATGTTAAATGAGATGGCTGCTCCGGGCTCCCCGGTGTTCAACACGATATTTACACCAGATACCCTACCTTGCAATGCCTCAACAAAGTTATTTACCTTATTTTCATCTACGTCCTTAAGACGTACAGATGAAATAGAACCGGTCACATCACTTTTGTTCAAAGTACCATAACCTACTGCCACTACTTCCTCCAGTTCTGCAGCAGAAGGCACTAATAAAACGTCAATGCGATTTCTATTGGAAATTGCAATTTCTTGGGATGTATAGCCAATATGGCTCACGATCAAAACGTCGCGGGGCGAAGCCGTAATAGTGTACTCCCCTTTGCTATTGGTGGTGGTAGCACCAGCTTTCCCCTTTATCTGAATACTGGCACCAGATAAGGGGCTCTCATTAGCAATGTCCTTGACAGTACCCGAAACCCTAAAGTTTTGAGCATATGCACTGTCTATGACAAAACTAAATAGAAGACAATAAACTAGACAGATAGTTTTGTAACAAGCATTCATTAGCATAAATGTTAATAGTTAAACAAACAAAGCAATCAAAAGAGATAATACGAGGCAAGCCTATCATACTATCATTGAGCATCGAATTTAGCACACACTCCCACCTGCAGCTATAATAATTGTGTTGTTTTTTATAAATTTTGTACTACACGATAAGTTCGTCATACATTTATATACAATCACATGCGAAATCTCCCCATGCTGAATCCCTCCCAACTGCTCCGTACTTATTATTACCAAATTCTAGCTATATAAATGATAATACCCACTCATACTTTCAAAAATTTTCATTTCCCTTCTCGATAACTCTCCTATTACATTTTTCAATAATTGATAAACATATTTAATAATACTGTCTACAATTATTATATAATATATAGTGTGTTTAGAAGTATCTTTAGGCTATGATGATCCAACGTTTTATACTAAGCATTTTGCTTGTCGTATTCAACCTCAACATTACGATTGCCCAAAAAAGCAACAAACCTAACATAATTTACATTCTCGCAGATGATTTAGGTTATAGCGAACTAGAGTGTTACGGCAATAAGTTCAACGAAACACCTTTTTTGAATCAAATGGCTGCCGAAGGGATGTTATTTACTCGATTTTACGCCTCGGCACCGGTATGTTCACCCTACAGAGCTGCCTTAATGACAGGACAATATCCTGCCAGAGTAGGCATTACGGATTATCTTCGGCCTAATTCTCAAAAGCATCTGCAGCATGCACACATTACCTTAGCAGAAATGCTGAAAGCAGAAGGATACAAAACCGGTATCGTGGGTAAATGGCATTTGTCTGGTTATAAACTACACGGCGCTCCAGAATCTTCTCCTAACGAACATGGGTTTGATGAAGTAATTGTAAGTGAGAACCGCGGTATTGCCGAAGGCACTTATTTTCATCCTTATCACTTCAATACAGATATTCAAAAAAAATTAAATACAGAACATGAGTATCTTACCGACAGACAGAATGTGGAAGCCATAGAATTTATCGAAAGAAATAAGCATCAGCCCTTTTTTCTTTTCTTAAGTCATTACGCGGTGCATACAACTGTTCATGGCAAGCCCGAAATTGTAGCACACTTTAAAAATAAAGAAGAAGCCGGCACCAGTGCGCCAACACCTAAAAATCCCGACGATGATCCCTACAAGAAATATCCATCAGGCTCCAAAGCCCAGCAAAACAATCCCCATCTAGCAGCACAACTCTATTCTATAGATGAAGGGGTGGGTATGATTATGAAAAAACTGAAAGAAATAGGGCTAGATAAGAATACTATAGTCATTTTCACCAGTGATAACGGAGGCGAAACAACCATTACCACCAATGCACCTTTGCGCGGCGGGAAAAGTATGTTGTACGAAGGCGGCGTTACAGTTCCGTTTATAATATGGGGGCCTGGAGTTAAAAAAGGAGCTGTTTGCGAACAGCCAATAGTCAATTTCGACATTTATCCTACGCTAAAGGAGTTAACTCGCGCAAAAAACAATACGCAATTATTAGATGGTGTGTCATTTGCCCCTATATTGAAGGATCCGAAAGCTGCCTTACCGAAAAGAAATTTTTATTGGCATTATCCTCTTAATGAACCTCATTTTCTGGGTGGCCGTTCCGCAGGGAGTATTATTTCCGGCAAATGGAAACTGATAGAATTTTTCGATAATCAGACCTACGAGTTATACAATCTCGAGGAAGACCGCAGCGAAACAACGGATCTGGCATCCCAATATCCACAAATAGTAGAACAACTAAAAAAAGACCTAGTTGCTTGGCGCAAAAATGTGGGCGCAACCATGTAAGTTTGCCAGGTTAACGATTGCAATATTCTTCGAAAACGAATCTAATTATGCATAAAGTATTATTATCACTAATTTCTTGCATGATGCTGATGCATCTGTCTTGTCAGAACCCCGATGCGCAACCGACCAAAACTTATACCAATCCGCTGAACGTAAAGTTTGGCGATCCATTTGTATTACGTGCATCGGACGGTAAATATTATATGTATGGAACAGGAGGTGGTGCTAAAAAAGGATTTGCCGCATATTCATCTGAAGATTTGATAGACTGGAAATATGAAGGTCAAGTGTATTATGGCAATAACGAAAACGGCTGGGGCGTTGGCGATTATTGGGCTCCCGAAGTATATGAACGTAACGGCAAATTCTACATGTTTTACAGCGCTCAGTGGAAAGAGAATCCTAACAATGAAAAAGAAAACTTCAAAATCGGTGTAGCGGTAGCAGACAAACCTACCGGACCATTTATTGATATGCAGAATCGGCCGATTTTTGACCCCGGATATCCCATTATTGACGCGAATGTGCTTTTCAACGATGATGGGAAAGTATATCTATATTACTCCAGATGCTGCTATAAACATCCTGTTGAAAGTGAAATTGCCGACTGGGCGCGTAAAAAAGGATGGTTTAAAGAAATTGAGGAAAGCTGGGTATACGGCATAGAGATGAAACCCGATTTTAGTGGCGTAATTGGAGAACCTGTATTACTCTTACGTCCACCTGTAAAAATGGACGACAAGCAAGCAGAATGGGAAAGCCGCTCAGTTACCTCCAATGAGGTAAACCGTCGTTGGACAGAAGGCTCTTTTATCTTCAAACATGGAGATACTTATTATATGATGTACTCCGCTAATTTCTTTGGAGGACAGAATTACGCAGTAGGTTACGCCACATCTAAACATCCTCTGGGACCGTTTACTAAGGCAGCCAATAATCCAATACTTCAAAAGAATACCGCATCAGGTGGTATCGTTACTGGGACAGGGCATAACAGTGTAACTTACTCACCTGACGGCAAAACAATGTTGTGTGTGTATCATGGCCGCACTAATAAGACAGGCGATGAACGCGTAGTGTTTATTGATAAAATGCGCATCACCGAAGACGGACTTCTTATTGTTGATGGTCCTACAACCGATCCACAACAGGTGCCATAGCATTAAGGCTTTGCTTCAAAAATCTCTTTCGAACGTTCTCGTATGATTTTTAGAAGCAAAGCGTAAGCGCCTTCTGGCATATTGCCATGATCGTAACCGTCGAGCTCATACAATTTTGTTCGTGTATGGCCGGCAAGTTGCATCATACGATGCCAGTAGGCGTTTTCTTCATATCGACCCAACAACTCTAATTCTCTATCTCCTGTGATTAGAGCTATCGGTGGAGCTTCTTTTCTTACATAATATAACGGAGCCATGGAATCAATTAAAGGTTGTAAAGCATCCACTCCCCGCTCCTGCCTGATGGTGAAATGTGTAATAGCTTGCCCGCTAAAAGGAATAAGTGCTGCTATACGATTGGCATCAATATTGTATTTGCTTAAATAGGCTTTATTCATCGTAACCATCGAAGCCAGATAGCCCCCGGCAGAATGTCCACTAAGAAAAATCAGCTTATCGCTTCCACCATAACGATGAATATTCTGAAACACCCAAGCCACAGCTGCTGCAGCATCCTCAATATATGCCGGAGCTTTAACATGAGGCGACAATCTATATTCTACTGTTGCAATCGCATATCCTTTATTTTTCAAAGGCTCGGGTAGATCTCGCCGTCCTCCTGTAATACCGCCACCATGAAACCATACAATAGTGGCAAAATCTTTCTTTCCCTCCGGATAATATAAATCTAGCACACACATGGTGTCTTTATACGGATCATTACTGTAAAATGTAGCCGGATAATATTTAATGCTTTTGACAGTCTTATAGTGAGTTTGCGCCAATATTATTTGGCATGTGAACGACAGCAACAAAAAAAACACTACTTTTTTCATAATAGGTTAAAGTTATGAAAAAGTAGTGTTCAGTTGTCCCTAGTATAATTGTGCTATGATTTTCTATTCCATTGATATAGTGAAAAATCAAAAGGAACTTTCTGTGTTGCCTTATTGGCTACTACAGCAATTCGGTTATGGCCTGGTTTTAATAGATGCGTAAATTGGGAAAGATTGATATCGTCATAATGACGCTTAATTCTCACTTCATCCTCACTCCATACTAGTACACCATTAATATAAACTGTTACATTTCCCGAAGCATACAACTTCAAACCCAGTCCCTCAGGAACTTTTTTCAAGTCCACATTTTGATAGGCAAATACATTGCCGTCCTTTTTCAGTTCCACAGGCTGTTTGCTTTGTTGAAAGTTGGTTGAAGAAGTAGTCAACCAGTCTGTCGAAGTTGCATTATAAGAATAGAATAACAATGGACGATCGGTTTCACTACGCTGATTGATAAAAGTGATTACGCCGTCATCGGGCTGGTCATACATAGGAGCATGCAAATGTCTTAATAAGTTTTCCTCTATTTTAATCACTTTTCTATCGTATGTCATCAGACCATTCACCTCGCCTTCTACATCTGTTGTTTGGGTATAAATGGCTGCGGCCAAACCACGTTTTACCATCAAAGCAAGATTATGCATCAGCTCTGTGTATTCTCTTACAAGCACAGAATCCTGAGTATAGGTTTTGTATCCCCAGTTTCTTTTATTGGGATCCCAGATATGTCCTTTAATTACAAGTCCCAAGCCTCCAAACTCTCCTAATACCATAGCGCGATTCTTGTTTTGCTCTACTATTCCCATACCGGGTCCAGGATACTGGTGTACATCTAGCACATCTCCTACGCCACGATCTGTCCATCCGCTGGGAGAATTTACAATTCGGGTAGGATCATACTGTTTGGTCCATTCAGTTATCCGCTTAGTATCGTATTGTCCCCAGCCTTCATTAAACGGCACCCACATTACAATAGACGGGAAGAATCGCAAGTGATCCATTATAGCCTTCCATTCTTTTTCAAACTGAATTGCAGACTCTTTTGGACGTACCCAGTCTTCTTTATCCTCATGTTTTACATGAGATGGGTGATCGGGCCATTTAAAGCCAGATGGCATATCTTGCCACAACAATACACCAATTGAATCAGCCTGATAATAATAGCGCGAAGGCTCTACCTTTATATGCTTGCGAATGGTATTAAAGCCCATTTCCTTCAACTTGATAATGTCGAACATCATCGCCTCTTCCGAAGGTGGGGTGAGTAAACCGTCAGGCCACCATCCTTGATCCAAAGTTCCAAAATGGAAAACTGGTTTATTATTTAAAGCTAGACGTAAATATCCATTCGCATCCCTTACCATACTCACCTTACGCATGGCAAAATAGGTTTTGAATGCATCCAACACTTTATTTGCCTGCTTCACCGTGACACTCGTTTGGTACAAATGAGGCGTTTCAGGTGTCCATAATTGGGCCTGCGAAATTGGCAACTCTAGCGCACTGGCATAAGCAACAGTAGTATCTTTTATAACCCTACCGTTACTTTTAATGACAAAATGCAATTGATGCGATGGGTTCAGATTTTCTCCCTTGATATGAAACTTTACTGTTCCTTTATCAATATCAGGAACAGGATATAAATTACTTATATGCGATTTGGAAACAGGTTCCAGCCATACAGACTGCCAGATACCTGAAACTGCCGTATACCATATCCCTTTAGGGTCCAGTACCTGCTTACCACGTGCTTGGAAATCGGTATCGGTAGGATCCCATACGGCAACAACGAGTTTTTGCTGCCCTGAAGGCTTAAGATAAGGTGTAATATTAAATGAAAAAGGATCCGAGCCTCCTTTATGCGAACCGACCAGCTTGTCGTTTACCCATACTCTAGCTTCCCAGTCAACAGCATCAAAATGTAATAAAATATCCTTTCCCTTCCAGTTGTCGGGAATAGTGAAACTGCGATTATACCACAGCTCCTGATCGGGTAGTAAGGGTTTTCCTACTCCTGATAAGGCAGATTCAATACCAAATGGAACCAAGATCTTACCATCGTAACTGGTAGGTTGAACACTTCCCTTGTTTTTTATACTATAATTCCAAAGGCCGTTCAGATTTTTCCATTCTTTTCGCTCTAATTGAGGTCGAGGGTACTGTTGCCATACATTTTGCGGATTTACTGCTTGTCCCCAGGTGGTAATAAGTCGGGTGTGGGCAGGTTGATAAGCTTGTGCAAATACTAAACTACTAACAAATATCCCTAGGCAAGTAAACGTTTTATACATTCAATACAATTTATTATAGGCAAAATAATACTGCCCCTGTGCATATTCATGTCAATTTTGTATTGATTCGTGTAAAAAATGTATATACCGAGCTTATTCTGATACAAAAATGATAATAGCCTGATAAAGAATCTGTTTAGATTTTATCAGGCTACATTTATTGCATTTTAATATAAAAATTTTAAAAACTATCAGTTCTCAAACTGAAAACTACCACTAGAAAGACTGAATACAGCAAAACCCTTTTTGTACTCAAGAAGTGTTACGCCCTCAACTTGGGAAGCAGGGATACCGTTTTCCTTTATGCTGCTAGGATCATTGGTAGGAATTTTTATTATAGCGTTAGTATTGGCAGGAATTTCGATATGCCATTTTATTTTTTCTTTTTCCAGTTGCCAAGAACTCCTGATAAGTCCATAGGCAGATTTGTAGGAAGCTCGTACATATTCCAGCCCTGGTATAAACAAAGGTTGCATCTCTATTTGTTTAAACGCAGGACGAGCCGCTTTGACCCCAGCGACGTTTTCAAATAACCAAATTAATAAGTCCCCTAGTAGCATCACATGGTTTTGTGAGTTCATTTGGGGGCTGGCCGTATTACCATTCCATAATTCCCATATGGTAGTGGCTCCATTGGCAATCATATAACCCCAACTAGGGTAAGTGGTATTGGTTGCCAGCGTTAAGGCTACATCCGCGCGACCATAATGGGTTAATCCCCGCATCAGCCATTGCGTACCGATAACCCCCGTACTGATATGCATCTGGTCCGCTTCCATTTTCTTAATAATCCGATCAAAAACGCATGCTTTTTTATCCGATGGCACTAAACCGAAATATAGAGGAAGCAAATTGGCTGTTATGGTTCCATTATCGTAATTACAGCTTTGCGCATTAAAAAACTTATTATTAAAAGCCTCTAATACTTTTTTACTTTCCTGCTCATACATTTCAATATCTTTAATATTTTCGGAGAGGGCAGCAAAAGATTTCATTAATTGTAAAAAATGGTAGTAATAGGCTGTTGCAATAAGGTGGCCGTTAGTGGTACGCGTACTATCTTGTGACCGTATTATGGTTAAATCCTCTGGTGGAACACACCAATCACCGTATTTATCTTTAGTAAGAATATAATTTTTAAGATACTTACGCTTCATGTAGGTGAGCCACTTTTTCATGAAAGGATAGTGTGCTGTAATTACCCCTTTATTGCCATACTGGCGGTAAAGCATATCTGCTACTAGCAAATACACTCCGGGCCAAGTCATATTATCAGAATAGTAATTCCAATAAGCCGGAGCCACATCCGGTATCGCCCCTTCCTCTGTCTGAGACTCTCTAATATCGTCGAGCCACTTTACATAAAGGGCCTGATTATCGAATAAAAAGCTTTCTCCATAAGCGCCCTGCGCTCGATCGCCCAACCAAGGTTGGCGTTCATTACGTTGGGGACAATCCACCGGCATACCTTTATAGTTGGAAGCAATACCCCACCAGCTATTTCTGATAATTTTATTAATCGTTTCGGATGAAGTTTCCAGATTACCGGTATCATTCATGTCATCATAAATAACATGTCCCTCAAAATCGGATAACTTCGGAATTCCGGGCCAACCGGAGATTTCCACATAGCGGAAACCATGATACACAAACCGAGGATGCCAAACCTCTATCCCCTCGCCCTTTAGAGTATAAATATCCGTAACCCTTGCATCTCTTAAATTAGCTACATATAACTCTCCATCCGACTGTAGGCTTTCAGAAAAACGAAGTTTTACCTTATCACCGCGCTTTCCTTTTACCCTTATTTGTAACCAGCCTGCAAAGTTTTGTCCCATATCGAGTATATAAATACCCTCCCTTAGTTTGTTTAATTTAACAGGCGCAATACGCTTCATGATTTTCATAAAAGGATTGGGTTGCGGTATTATATTACCTTGGGGAGCAGATACCAGTTGTGGTTGTAACCATTCTTTATCATTATACCCCACCTTAGTCCAGTCTCCCAGCTCTTTAGTGGCATCATATTCTTCCCCATCATACTCATTATTGGTACGTATAGGGCCATCGGCTGTAAACTTCCAGCTTTTATCGGATAGCACCTGGGTAGTGGTACCATCCTCATAGATAATGTCTAGTTGCAATAAAAATTTAGGAAAGCCAAAATTGTTAATCTTTTGGGGCTTGTATTGTTGCCGCATGGTGAAGAAACGTCCATTGCCTAAAATTACTCCAATGACATTAGTGCCTGAAGTAATATGCGCTGTAACATCAAAAGTATTACTGAACACAGATTTTCGATAATCCGTAGGTGCGGGTGCTAAAACTTGTTCTCCTATTTTATTTCCATTAATGTAAAGCTCGTATAACCCTAGACCAACAATATTAACAAAAGCCTTTTTGATTTTTTTGGACGAGGTGAACTCTTTTCTGAAATATCGAGCTGATAGTCTTGACCACTGTGAAATGCTATCCCAAGGGAAAGCATTATCATACCCAATCCATTGAGCCTTCCATTGTGATGATTGTAATAATCCGATAGTAAAATATGCGGGGGCACTCCACGCTTCGCCTTTATTGGTAATAGAACGTACTCGCCAATAGTAATAACGATTCGATGCTAAAGGCCTGCCTTGATAACGAATAAATAGGGTTTCATCGCTTAACACTTCACCGGAGTCCCATATATCACCGATGTTTTTTTCGGCTCTCTCTTTTGATGAAGAAACGATAATTTGATAGGCCTGCTGCTTCACATTCCTCGATTTAGAATATAATTGCCAGCTAAAATTGGGTGTGGCTGTGGCAACACCTATCGGGTTCTTTAGTTGCTCACATCGCATATGCTGAACAGTTACCTGTGCAGCTGTTGTAACCGTCAGACATAAGCACCATATTAATATCCGAATCTTCATCATATTGTTACTTCATATTGAAGTTAAACCATAATACAATTCGCAACGCCCTAGATGGATCCTTTTCGTAATCGTAATAAATATTATCCAATCCCATTGGTCCGGTGGTTTCTCGAGTTTGTGTGCGGGAGCCAATAGAAGGGATCGCATTCATGAATGAAATATCACCATCAGGGAACCATGGTTCATAATTGTGCCATTGATCCGTCTTCCAACGTGCACGGTATAAACGGAGGAATAAATCCTCAGTTTCTGTTGCTACCATAAAGCGTTGGTTTCTGGTATGAAAAATACCATAATAAAAATTTGCATAATAGCCTTTAAACTCTGGGTACACCCAGCTTTCACCTGTTTCAGTATCGTTATACACTTTTTCCCAAAGATTTATTGTTCCACCCTTTAGTCTGTTTTTCCACACCCGGTATGGCCCTTTGCCAAGATATGTTACGGAACGTATTTCACTTTCGGGAAGATCAAAATTGACTCCCAGCATTTTTGTATGCAACGAATCGGGGAAATAATTTACTGTCAGCTGTACCCATCCATTCTTATGTATTACCCATTCCAGCGTATTGAAACTTTGCTTTTTATCGTATGTCGATTTTATCACCAGATTTTTATCTTCATCATAATGATATTGTATACCTGAAAAATTGGTTACACCTTCCTGGACAATGGGGCCGTTCGATAAAGGCACCTGACCTTTATCATTACGCACCTGCAACAATAAACCTTTTGCCTTATCAAACAATAACTCTAATGCGCCCACACTTACTTTATACGCATTCGATGTTTCTGTCAACACAACATCATAAACACCCTCTTTATTTGGCAACAGCTCCCGAATCTTTTGCTGAGGGGTACGAATAGGAAAG encodes the following:
- the lacZ_1 gene encoding Beta-galactosidase, encoding MYKTFTCLGIFVSSLVFAQAYQPAHTRLITTWGQAVNPQNVWQQYPRPQLERKEWKNLNGLWNYSIKNKGSVQPTSYDGKILVPFGIESALSGVGKPLLPDQELWYNRSFTIPDNWKGKDILLHFDAVDWEARVWVNDKLVGSHKGGSDPFSFNITPYLKPSGQQKLVVAVWDPTDTDFQARGKQVLDPKGIWYTAVSGIWQSVWLEPVSKSHISNLYPVPDIDKGTVKFHIKGENLNPSHQLHFVIKSNGRVIKDTTVAYASALELPISQAQLWTPETPHLYQTSVTVKQANKVLDAFKTYFAMRKVSMVRDANGYLRLALNNKPVFHFGTLDQGWWPDGLLTPPSEEAMMFDIIKLKEMGFNTIRKHIKVEPSRYYYQADSIGVLLWQDMPSGFKWPDHPSHVKHEDKEDWVRPKESAIQFEKEWKAIMDHLRFFPSIVMWVPFNEGWGQYDTKRITEWTKQYDPTRIVNSPSGWTDRGVGDVLDVHQYPGPGMGIVEQNKNRAMVLGEFGGLGLVIKGHIWDPNKRNWGYKTYTQDSVLVREYTELMHNLALMVKRGLAAAIYTQTTDVEGEVNGLMTYDRKVIKIEENLLRHLHAPMYDQPDDGVITFINQRSETDRPLLFYSYNATSTDWLTTSSTNFQQSKQPVELKKDGNVFAYQNVDLKKVPEGLGLKLYASGNVTVYINGVLVWSEDEVRIKRHYDDINLSQFTHLLKPGHNRIAVVANKATQKVPFDFSLYQWNRKS
- a CDS encoding Alpha-L-rhamnosidase; protein product: MKIRILIWCLCLTVTTAAQVTVQHMRCEQLKNPIGVATATPNFSWQLYSKSRNVKQQAYQIIVSSSKERAEKNIGDIWDSGEVLSDETLFIRYQGRPLASNRYYYWRVRSITNKGEAWSAPAYFTIGLLQSSQWKAQWIGYDNAFPWDSISQWSRLSARYFRKEFTSSKKIKKAFVNIVGLGLYELYINGNKIGEQVLAPAPTDYRKSVFSNTFDVTAHITSGTNVIGVILGNGRFFTMRQQYKPQKINNFGFPKFLLQLDIIYEDGTTTQVLSDKSWKFTADGPIRTNNEYDGEEYDATKELGDWTKVGYNDKEWLQPQLVSAPQGNIIPQPNPFMKIMKRIAPVKLNKLREGIYILDMGQNFAGWLQIRVKGKRGDKVKLRFSESLQSDGELYVANLRDARVTDIYTLKGEGIEVWHPRFVYHGFRYVEISGWPGIPKLSDFEGHVIYDDMNDTGNLETSSETINKIIRNSWWGIASNYKGMPVDCPQRNERQPWLGDRAQGAYGESFLFDNQALYVKWLDDIRESQTEEGAIPDVAPAYWNYYSDNMTWPGVYLLVADMLYRQYGNKGVITAHYPFMKKWLTYMKRKYLKNYILTKDKYGDWCVPPEDLTIIRSQDSTRTTNGHLIATAYYYHFLQLMKSFAALSENIKDIEMYEQESKKVLEAFNNKFFNAQSCNYDNGTITANLLPLYFGLVPSDKKACVFDRIIKKMEADQMHISTGVIGTQWLMRGLTHYGRADVALTLATNTTYPSWGYMIANGATTIWELWNGNTASPQMNSQNHVMLLGDLLIWLFENVAGVKAARPAFKQIEMQPLFIPGLEYVRASYKSAYGLIRSSWQLEKEKIKWHIEIPANTNAIIKIPTNDPSSIKENGIPASQVEGVTLLEYKKGFAVFSLSSGSFQFEN
- the aes_3 gene encoding Acetyl esterase, producing MKKVVFFLLLSFTCQIILAQTHYKTVKSIKYYPATFYSNDPYKDTMCVLDLYYPEGKKDFATIVWFHGGGITGGRRDLPEPLKNKGYAIATVEYRLSPHVKAPAYIEDAAAAVAWVFQNIHRYGGSDKLIFLSGHSAGGYLASMVTMNKAYLSKYNIDANRIAALIPFSGQAITHFTIRQERGVDALQPLIDSMAPLYYVRKEAPPIALITGDRELELLGRYEENAYWHRMMQLAGHTRTKLYELDGYDHGNMPEGAYALLLKIIRERSKEIFEAKP
- a CDS encoding N-acetylgalactosamine-6-O-sulfatase, which produces MMIQRFILSILLVVFNLNITIAQKSNKPNIIYILADDLGYSELECYGNKFNETPFLNQMAAEGMLFTRFYASAPVCSPYRAALMTGQYPARVGITDYLRPNSQKHLQHAHITLAEMLKAEGYKTGIVGKWHLSGYKLHGAPESSPNEHGFDEVIVSENRGIAEGTYFHPYHFNTDIQKKLNTEHEYLTDRQNVEAIEFIERNKHQPFFLFLSHYAVHTTVHGKPEIVAHFKNKEEAGTSAPTPKNPDDDPYKKYPSGSKAQQNNPHLAAQLYSIDEGVGMIMKKLKEIGLDKNTIVIFTSDNGGETTITTNAPLRGGKSMLYEGGVTVPFIIWGPGVKKGAVCEQPIVNFDIYPTLKELTRAKNNTQLLDGVSFAPILKDPKAALPKRNFYWHYPLNEPHFLGGRSAGSIISGKWKLIEFFDNQTYELYNLEEDRSETTDLASQYPQIVEQLKKDLVAWRKNVGATM